The DNA sequence ACCTGGTTCCTGTTGTTTCGGCATCGGTCGCTGCAGTGCTTCACCTCGTCCCACACACGCTCCCATTTCTTGCGCCAGTGGAAAGGCCTGCCACAGGTGGCGCAGGTCTTCGTAGGGCGTAGGGAGGGGGGGCGGTGGCGGGGCACGCGGAAGGAACACGGAACGGCAGCGCGTGTTCGTGCGGGAAGCGTTCGAAGCCCCAACTTCGCGAGCGATGTGGCGGCGTCTGGTCCTTGTTGTTTGGCTGATGGGCACCGGGCCGTGGTCCGTGGCGCGATCTCCCGTGTTCCGCTCCATCCAGGAGCGCGACGGGCTGTCGAACCATGACGTGCTGGCCTTACATCGTGATGTGACCGGTGCGCTTTGGATCGGTACCGCCCATGGCCTCGATCGCTATGACGGGGACCGCATCACGAACTTCTCTCCGGATGACGGCCTGCCCTCGCCCACCATCAAGGCGATCGCCAGTGATGCCGCGGGCATGTTGTGGATGGCCACCCTGGGTGGCGTGACGCGCATGGACCCGCACACCTGGCGCATGGAGAGTTGGCGCGTCAGCAATGGTGCCGATCCGGTGCGGAACAACATGTTCATGCATGTGCTCCCGCTGGGGGACCGTGTACTGTGCACCAGCGAAGGGGGCCTGTGGTGGTTCGATCCGCGGGACGCGTCGTGGAGCCGACCATCACCCAGGAACGCCGATGGGCTCGTGCCCTTCGGCAGTGTGTTGCGCGCGGACAGTGGCGGAACGGGATGCTGGATCAGCACGCGTGACAGGGGATTGGTGTACTACGATGTGGCCCGGGAGGTCCTGCACGATCGGAAGCAGAACCCCGGAGCGCATCCTTTGCTGGAGGGGCTGCACATCAGCGCCATGTGCACGGATCGCGATGGCAACCTGTGGCTCAGCGAGCATTTGAGCAAGGAGATCATCCACTACCGCGTGGCCAGCCGCCGCTTGGAGCGTTGGAAACATTGGCCCGGCCATCCGGAGGCGGTCATCCGATCCGGCGCCCGCGTGCTGGCCTGTGATGCCGCCGGCAGGCTCTGGTATAGCGGATGGGACTTTCTGCCGCGCGTGTTCGATCCCGTGGCGCGCACCCTCATCGATCTGGTGCCCGACCAGGGCGACCCCACCACCATCCCCTTCGGCTTCATACACGAATTCCATGAGGATGAGCGCGGCCTCATCTGGCTGGCCACACCCAATGGCATCGCCGTGCATGATCCCTCCGCGTTCCAGTACCAGGTGATCGACCCCGGACGCCATTTCGGGAGCTACTTCGACATGACGATCACCGGCATCGCGACCGATGAGATGGGCGCGATCTGGACATCATCGGAGGCCGGTCTGGTGCGGTACGATCCGGGTACTGGTGGCTATGAACATATGCCGTCATTGCCGGGTCCCGATGCCGCCAGCAAGGTCCTCTCCATGTCCAAGGGCGATGGGGTGTTCTGGTTGGGCACGCGCCACGGCCTCTACACGTTCGATCCGCGAAGCCGGAGATCGGTGCCGGTGGAACTGCTCAAAGGCCGGGATCCGGCGCGCGTCCCGATCTCCAAGGTGCACGTGGATCGGCAGGGTGGCATTTGGGTCTTCTCCTGGTCCGAAGGGTTGTTCCATCATGACCCTGCCACCGGCAGCACCGAGCAATGGCCGCACGGCTGGGATCCTCCGCGCGGATTCAGCTCGGGCATCATGCACAGTATGTTGGAAGCCGCGGATGGCAGCATCTGGTTGGGGCATATCTATGGGGGTATCGTGCGCTACGACCCGGCCAAGCGGACGTTCGCCGAGGTGCTCCGGACGGGTGGGACCGAAGGAGGTGCCGGCAAAGGACCCATCACCGCTTTGGCGGAGGACGCGCGCGGCAACATCTGGTACTTCTCCCAGGGCTTCGGGCTGTTCTCCCTGGACCCCGGTTCCGGCGCTGTGCGGCGCTACGGCATGCGGGAAGGGCTGCCCTCGCTGTCCGGTTGGAACATAGTACCAGACAGTCGCGGAAGACTTTGGCTGGGCACCGGCAAGGGGCTCGCCTGTTTCGATCCGGTGGCCGGCCGCGCCACGCCGATCCGCCTGGACCACGGACTGTCCTACCATGACATGCCTCCGGCCCATGCCTGGCTGCCCTCCGGCGAGTTGCTCATGGCCGACGGGTACACCTTGGTGCGTTTCGACCCCGGGCGCTTCGTGCGGTCCGATCCGCCGCCGGCCCCGGTCGTGCGGTCACTCCTGGTGAACGGAGAACGGGTACCTTTGTCCGGCGAGGACCCCATCCGATTGGAGCATGGTCAGGACCGCATCACCATCCGGTTCTCCTCCTTCGATCTGCCGGGGCGCATCACGCGATACGCCACACGGCGCGTGGGTGATACCACCTGGGTGGAAGGCCCCACTGGGACGTTCTCACTGTCCGGGCTCAATCCCGCAGAGTACGAGTTCAGGTTCCGCACCATGTCCGATACCGGCGTGTGGAGCGAGGAGAGTGGTTTGCGGTTCATCATCGCGCCGCCCTGGTGGCAGCGGCTCTGGGCGCGTGTGCTCTTCGCCCTGCTGATCGCGGCGTCCATCGTGCTGCTGTTCCGGCTGCGGCTGAACCTGATCCGTTCGCGTGAGCGCAAGGAGGAATCCGTCGCCCGAACGATGAACGACCTCAAGCTCCGCGCCCTGCGTGCCCAGATGAACCCGCACTTCGTGTTCAACTGCATGAACTCGATCGACAAGTACATCCTGATGAACGAGCCGGAGCAGGCCTCGCGCTACCTGAACCGCTTCGCCAAGCTCGTGCGCCTCATCCTCAACCAGAGCGACAGCGTGAGCGTGCCGTTGGACAAGGAGGTGGAGATGCTCCGCTACTACCTGGAGCTGGAGGCCCTGCGCTTCGAGGAGCCCTTCACCTTCGAGGTCACCGCCGATCCCCTGCTGATGAACGAGGATCCCGAGCTGCCTGCGATGCTGGTGCAGCCTTACGTGGAGAACGCCATCTGGCATGGCTTGCAGCACAAGCACGGCCGCGGCCACATCCGGGTGGACTTCCGCAAACTGGGCAACGACCTGGTGGTGACCGTGGAGGACAATGGTGTGGGCCGCGCCGAGGCCGCGCGAATCAAGGCGCAGCGCAGCACCGTGCACAGCAGCAAGGCCATGCAGGTGAACGCGGACCGCATGAGGCTCATGGAGGAGCTGAAGCTCGGTGGCGCCAGCGTGGCGATCGACGATCTCACGGACCGCGAGGGCAAGGCCCTCGGTACACGGGTCACGATCACCTTGCCTTTGGAGGCGCTGCGCGAAGGGGTGTGGATGGAAGAGCAGGAGGCCTGATCCCTTCAGCGCCCGTCCATGGTGAGGTCCAAGGGACGGATCACGCTGTCCACGATGCGGCCCGCGAGGAGTTCCTTCTCCCAGAAGGCACAGTCGTCGAGGAAAGCGCCGATCTCCCGGGCATCGTCCAGCGCGTAGGGCTGGTAGTAGTGCCGGGAGAGCACCACATGTACCGCGCGCGGATCGAGCCGCTCGCGCTCTCGGGCGCGGTGATGAGGGGTGTGGTGGTCATGGGGTCAGGGTTTCTGGTGTGCTATGGCCGACGCGCGGATCCAAGATGCCGGGGTGGTTCTGCACGTGTTGGGGTTGTTCGCGGTCAAGGGACCTTGGGCAGTTTCACCA is a window from the Flavobacteriales bacterium genome containing:
- a CDS encoding DUF2256 domain-containing protein codes for the protein MPRHRPPSLRPTKTCATCGRPFHWRKKWERVWDEVKHCSDRCRNNRNQVRPIASA
- a CDS encoding histidine kinase — encoded protein: MWRRLVLVVWLMGTGPWSVARSPVFRSIQERDGLSNHDVLALHRDVTGALWIGTAHGLDRYDGDRITNFSPDDGLPSPTIKAIASDAAGMLWMATLGGVTRMDPHTWRMESWRVSNGADPVRNNMFMHVLPLGDRVLCTSEGGLWWFDPRDASWSRPSPRNADGLVPFGSVLRADSGGTGCWISTRDRGLVYYDVAREVLHDRKQNPGAHPLLEGLHISAMCTDRDGNLWLSEHLSKEIIHYRVASRRLERWKHWPGHPEAVIRSGARVLACDAAGRLWYSGWDFLPRVFDPVARTLIDLVPDQGDPTTIPFGFIHEFHEDERGLIWLATPNGIAVHDPSAFQYQVIDPGRHFGSYFDMTITGIATDEMGAIWTSSEAGLVRYDPGTGGYEHMPSLPGPDAASKVLSMSKGDGVFWLGTRHGLYTFDPRSRRSVPVELLKGRDPARVPISKVHVDRQGGIWVFSWSEGLFHHDPATGSTEQWPHGWDPPRGFSSGIMHSMLEAADGSIWLGHIYGGIVRYDPAKRTFAEVLRTGGTEGGAGKGPITALAEDARGNIWYFSQGFGLFSLDPGSGAVRRYGMREGLPSLSGWNIVPDSRGRLWLGTGKGLACFDPVAGRATPIRLDHGLSYHDMPPAHAWLPSGELLMADGYTLVRFDPGRFVRSDPPPAPVVRSLLVNGERVPLSGEDPIRLEHGQDRITIRFSSFDLPGRITRYATRRVGDTTWVEGPTGTFSLSGLNPAEYEFRFRTMSDTGVWSEESGLRFIIAPPWWQRLWARVLFALLIAASIVLLFRLRLNLIRSRERKEESVARTMNDLKLRALRAQMNPHFVFNCMNSIDKYILMNEPEQASRYLNRFAKLVRLILNQSDSVSVPLDKEVEMLRYYLELEALRFEEPFTFEVTADPLLMNEDPELPAMLVQPYVENAIWHGLQHKHGRGHIRVDFRKLGNDLVVTVEDNGVGRAEAARIKAQRSTVHSSKAMQVNADRMRLMEELKLGGASVAIDDLTDREGKALGTRVTITLPLEALREGVWMEEQEA